A region of Nostoc sp. 'Peltigera membranacea cyanobiont' N6 DNA encodes the following proteins:
- a CDS encoding Uma2 family endonuclease, whose amino-acid sequence MVLQIQPPTQPEVIYPDSDGQPVANNTIQFGWIVEIKQNIEWLFAEDPNVFVAGDLFWYPVEGRNKIVNAPDVLVVLGRPKGDRLCYQQWKEEGIAPQVVFEILSPSNTQTEMDKKLLFYDRYGVEEYYIYDPDRNNLRGWLRSEDGLDVIPQMEDWVSPRLKIRFALSIEGLQLYRPDGERFLTYTEISRNAEQERQRAEQERQRAELAEQARRDAIPRLLQMNLSIEQIAQALALSVEEVRTLAQE is encoded by the coding sequence ATGGTGTTGCAAATCCAACCGCCGACCCAGCCAGAGGTCATCTACCCAGATAGTGACGGACAACCAGTGGCTAATAATACCATACAGTTTGGCTGGATTGTAGAAATTAAGCAAAATATAGAGTGGCTATTTGCCGAAGATCCAAATGTATTTGTCGCCGGTGATTTATTTTGGTATCCCGTAGAGGGACGTAACAAAATTGTTAACGCCCCAGATGTGCTGGTGGTATTGGGTAGACCAAAAGGCGATCGGTTGTGCTACCAACAATGGAAGGAAGAAGGAATTGCACCACAAGTAGTGTTTGAAATTCTTTCTCCCAGCAACACCCAAACTGAAATGGACAAGAAATTACTTTTCTATGACCGCTATGGCGTAGAAGAGTACTACATTTACGATCCCGATCGCAATAATTTGCGTGGATGGTTGCGTAGTGAAGATGGGTTAGATGTCATCCCCCAAATGGAAGATTGGGTGAGTCCCCGTTTAAAAATTCGGTTTGCTTTATCAATAGAGGGCTTACAGTTATATCGCCCTGATGGAGAACGGTTTTTAACTTATACAGAAATTTCTCGCAATGCCGAGCAAGAACGACAACGGGCAGAACAAGAACGCCAACGGGCGGAACTTGCAGAACAAGCCAGAAGAGATGCTATACCCCGATTATTGCAAATGAATTTGAGCATCGAACAGATTGCCCAAGCTTTGGCATTGTCAGTGGAAGAAGTGCGAACCCTTGCTCAGGAGTAA